From the genome of Edaphobacter dinghuensis, one region includes:
- a CDS encoding CYCXC family (seleno)protein, which yields MKRIIGCLILGLVTMAASAQWTNPSDDVPAYNATASKKPLPHILSGDQLTGEYFTHPYQVTVYKMAAKIPNVLHQEPCYCHCDRVMGHNSLHSCFEGTHGAACSTCMREAAYAYQQTMKGQTPVQIRAGIERGDWQTVDLTKASL from the coding sequence ATGAAGCGAATTATTGGCTGCCTGATCCTGGGACTTGTAACCATGGCCGCGTCCGCACAGTGGACCAACCCCTCCGACGACGTTCCAGCCTATAACGCCACCGCCTCCAAAAAGCCGCTGCCCCACATCCTCAGCGGCGACCAGCTCACCGGCGAATACTTCACCCACCCCTATCAGGTGACTGTATATAAGATGGCGGCGAAGATTCCCAACGTCCTTCATCAGGAACCCTGCTACTGCCACTGCGACCGCGTCATGGGACACAACAGCCTGCATAGCTGCTTCGAAGGCACCCACGGAGCCGCCTGCTCCACCTGCATGCGAGAGGCCGCCTACGCCTATCAGCAGACCATGAAAGGTCAGACCCCGGTCCAGATTCGAGCAGGCATCGAGCGCGGCGACTGGCAGACCGTCGACCTCACCAAAGCCTCCCTCTAA
- a CDS encoding alpha-L-fucosidase — MLNRREFTQGLAGTAALLAAQQSAIAAPAMQANTKPLLQLQQEFMDLRFGAFLHLNMATFEQREWGDPKASPKLFNPAHLDTDQWAQAVRSAGMAYGCLTTKHHDGFCLWPTKTTSPSVKDATFTQDVVASYANSFRKHGLKVCLYFSILDLRAQIWSYQVTPKKIALIKTQLSELLTNYGEITAIIIDGWNAGWSRITYDQVPFREIYDHIKSHQPNCLVADHNAGQYPGSALCYTDIKQYEQHAGQKIASDSIIPSESGTTLQSEWFWKESYPTEPLKSAETIVNDWLIPFNRQHCNLLINVAPNRDGRFDQNTVDRLAEVGHLWKDRAPAPKLAPSVSITTPNLAFARPSFASRNTEGIGPDLANDNSYRTYWIADDNETSGWIEIAFGQPTRFNTVSIVEPRFDKEYGTDSRIASYSVEAWQNNQWTPIASGKTPLAFQLERFQPVTAERVRLTIKGTTKPPGITEFGIYNEPVGL; from the coding sequence ATGCTCAATCGCCGTGAATTTACCCAGGGCCTTGCCGGAACCGCAGCCCTCCTGGCCGCACAACAGTCTGCCATCGCCGCTCCCGCCATGCAGGCAAACACAAAGCCTCTTCTCCAGCTACAGCAGGAGTTCATGGACCTCCGCTTCGGCGCCTTTCTCCACCTCAACATGGCCACCTTCGAGCAGCGCGAATGGGGCGACCCCAAAGCCTCCCCCAAACTCTTCAACCCCGCCCATCTCGACACCGACCAATGGGCACAGGCCGTTCGTTCTGCCGGAATGGCCTACGGCTGCCTCACCACCAAGCATCACGACGGATTCTGCCTCTGGCCCACCAAAACCACCAGCCCCAGCGTAAAAGACGCGACCTTCACCCAGGATGTCGTCGCGTCCTACGCAAACTCCTTCCGAAAGCATGGCCTCAAGGTCTGCCTCTACTTCTCCATCCTCGACCTCCGCGCTCAGATCTGGTCCTATCAGGTCACTCCCAAAAAGATAGCCCTGATCAAAACCCAGCTCTCCGAGCTGCTCACCAACTATGGCGAGATCACCGCCATCATCATCGACGGCTGGAACGCCGGTTGGAGCCGCATCACCTACGATCAGGTTCCCTTCCGCGAGATCTACGACCACATCAAATCCCATCAGCCCAACTGCCTCGTCGCCGACCACAACGCCGGCCAGTATCCCGGCTCGGCCCTCTGCTACACCGATATCAAACAGTACGAGCAGCACGCCGGACAAAAGATCGCCTCCGACAGCATCATCCCCTCAGAATCCGGAACCACCCTGCAGAGCGAGTGGTTCTGGAAGGAGAGCTATCCCACCGAGCCGCTCAAGTCAGCCGAGACCATCGTGAACGACTGGCTCATTCCCTTCAACCGCCAGCACTGCAATCTTCTGATCAACGTCGCCCCCAATCGCGACGGCCGCTTCGATCAGAACACCGTCGACCGCCTCGCCGAGGTCGGCCACCTCTGGAAAGACCGCGCACCAGCCCCAAAGCTCGCTCCCTCAGTCAGCATCACAACTCCCAACCTCGCATTTGCCCGCCCATCCTTCGCCAGCCGAAACACCGAAGGCATCGGCCCCGACCTGGCCAACGACAACAGCTACCGCACCTACTGGATCGCCGACGACAACGAGACCTCCGGCTGGATCGAGATCGCCTTTGGCCAGCCAACCCGCTTCAATACCGTCTCCATCGTCGAGCCTCGCTTTGATAAGGAATACGGTACCGACAGCCGCATCGCCTCCTACAGCGTCGAAGCCTGGCAGAACAATCAATGGACTCCCATCGCCAGCGGCAAGACCCCACTCGCCTTTCAACTGGAAAGATTCCAGCCCGTCACCGCAGAGCGCGTTCGCCTCACCATAAAAGGCACCACAAAACCGCCCGGAATTACTGAATTCGGCATCTATAACGAACCCGTCGGGCTATAA
- a CDS encoding 4a-hydroxytetrahydrobiopterin dehydratase translates to MKKALTSTEIEDVLRAHPEWNLKDGKLVREWTFRDFPEAVAFVNRIAAIAEEANHHPDIDIRYNRVLLSLISHDAGGITERDATMAARITAELASHATSN, encoded by the coding sequence ATGAAAAAGGCATTGACTTCAACGGAAATTGAAGACGTACTGCGTGCGCATCCAGAGTGGAATCTGAAAGACGGAAAGCTGGTTCGCGAGTGGACCTTCCGTGATTTTCCCGAAGCCGTAGCGTTCGTCAATCGCATCGCAGCCATTGCGGAAGAAGCCAACCACCACCCAGACATCGATATCCGTTACAACCGTGTCCTGCTCTCTCTGATCTCACACGACGCAGGAGGAATCACTGAACGCGATGCAACCATGGCAGCCCGCATCACCGCCGAGCTAGCCAGTCACGCCACTTCAAATTAA
- a CDS encoding HD domain-containing phosphohydrolase, protein MLRKRILIVDDEADVRETLTALLEHNGHVITATESADEALARLQQDPDYDLVLADIIMPGTDGLSLLDDISLDYPAIPVVICTAINDTQVATSAFRRGAIDYLLKPFSHAELESVILRAMELGRLRKQNSIYRHNLESIATTRTGRLRSTMQDLERSYDITLEAMGDALDLRDEETEGHSRRVTAYTIALARSMGIETEELRTIARGAFLHDIGKIATPDSILLKPGRLNTDEMSTMREHCERGYEMVRKIPFLREAAEIVYTHQERFDGTGYPRGLSGEAIPLGARIFAIADALDAMTSDRPYRKGTTFEAACAEIAECSGKQFDPHIVAAFLAMPIESWTDLRAEVGKIPASALSSTLCRPVLAPGTRDA, encoded by the coding sequence ATGCTACGGAAACGAATCCTGATCGTCGATGACGAAGCCGACGTGCGCGAAACTCTAACCGCATTGCTCGAGCACAATGGCCACGTCATAACGGCCACCGAGAGCGCCGACGAAGCGCTCGCCCGTCTGCAGCAAGACCCCGACTACGATCTCGTCCTCGCCGACATCATCATGCCCGGAACCGACGGCCTCAGCCTGCTCGACGATATCTCTCTCGACTATCCCGCCATTCCTGTCGTCATCTGCACCGCCATCAACGATACGCAGGTCGCCACTAGCGCCTTCCGTCGCGGCGCAATCGACTATCTCCTCAAACCCTTCTCGCATGCCGAACTCGAGAGCGTCATCCTGCGCGCCATGGAGCTCGGCCGCCTTCGCAAACAGAACTCCATCTACCGCCACAACCTCGAGTCCATCGCCACCACCCGCACCGGCCGCCTCCGCTCCACCATGCAGGACCTCGAGCGCAGCTACGACATCACCCTCGAAGCTATGGGCGACGCCCTCGATCTGCGCGACGAAGAGACCGAAGGTCACTCCCGCCGCGTCACCGCCTATACCATCGCTCTCGCCCGCTCCATGGGCATCGAGACCGAAGAGCTCCGCACCATCGCTCGTGGCGCTTTTCTGCACGACATCGGAAAGATCGCCACGCCCGACAGCATCCTGCTCAAACCCGGCCGTCTCAACACCGACGAGATGAGCACCATGCGCGAGCACTGCGAGCGCGGCTACGAGATGGTGCGCAAGATCCCCTTCCTTCGCGAAGCCGCTGAGATCGTCTACACCCATCAGGAACGCTTCGACGGCACTGGCTATCCCCGCGGCCTGAGCGGCGAAGCGATCCCCCTGGGCGCCCGCATCTTCGCCATCGCCGACGCTCTCGACGCGATGACCTCCGACCGCCCCTACCGCAAGGGAACGACCTTTGAAGCCGCCTGCGCCGAGATCGCTGAATGTTCAGGCAAACAGTTCGACCCTCATATCGTCGCAGCCTTTCTCGCCATGCCAATCGAATCGTGGACCGACCTCCGCGCAGAGGTCGGTAAGATACCCGCTTCAGCCCTGTCATCCACCCTCTGCCGCCCGGTCCTTGCACCCGGCACACGCGACGCCTAG